The following are encoded in a window of Brevibacillus ruminantium genomic DNA:
- the gyrB gene encoding DNA topoisomerase (ATP-hydrolyzing) subunit B, translated as MDQVTTKDNTNYDASQIQVLEGLEAVRKRPGMYIGSTSSRGLHHLVWEIVDNSIDEALAGYCDTIRVVIHPDNTISVTDNGRGIPTGIHEKTGKSTVETVLTVLHAGGKFGGGGYKVSGGLHGVGSSVVNALSEWMEVEVKQNGNVYFMRFNVGVPEADLAIVGETEETGTKVTFKPDPTIFTETTEYEYEILQKRIRELAFLNKGLKITLKDARPEQEKEETFHYEGGIIQFVEYLNKNREPLHEEVIYCEGEKDGLQVEVAIQYNDSYVSNIYSFANNINTHEGGTHESGFKTALTRVINDYSRKFGYLKEKDQNLSGDDVREGMTAIISVKIPEPQFEGQTKTKLGNSEARSITESVFAERFNTFMEENPGVAKKVVEKALMAARAREAARKARELTRRKNALEVSALPGKLADCSSKDAAESELFIVEGDSAGGSAKMGRDRHFQAILPLKGKVLNVEKARLDKTLANAEIRAIITALGTGIGEDFDIAKARYHKIVIMTDADVDGSHIRTLLLTLFYRYMRQLLEAGFVYIAQPPLYSIKQGKQIHYAYTDQQRDEILSTLKTTPKPNIQRYKGLGEMNADQLWETTMDPAVRTLLQVDLEDAMEADLIFQTLMGDEVEPRREFIEQYASEVRNLDI; from the coding sequence GTGGATCAAGTGACGACGAAAGATAATACAAACTATGATGCCAGCCAGATTCAAGTACTGGAAGGTCTGGAAGCTGTTCGGAAGCGGCCGGGTATGTATATCGGCTCTACCAGCAGCCGCGGATTGCACCATCTGGTATGGGAGATCGTGGACAACTCTATTGACGAGGCGCTTGCCGGTTACTGTGACACCATTCGGGTCGTCATTCACCCGGACAACACGATTTCGGTAACGGACAACGGCCGCGGGATTCCTACGGGCATCCATGAAAAGACCGGGAAGTCTACTGTAGAGACCGTTCTCACGGTACTTCATGCAGGCGGTAAGTTTGGCGGCGGCGGATACAAGGTGTCCGGCGGTCTTCACGGTGTCGGCAGCTCGGTCGTGAACGCGCTCTCCGAATGGATGGAGGTAGAGGTCAAGCAAAACGGCAATGTCTATTTTATGCGTTTCAATGTAGGCGTGCCTGAGGCTGATCTGGCGATTGTCGGGGAAACCGAGGAAACAGGCACAAAGGTCACCTTCAAGCCGGACCCGACCATCTTCACTGAGACGACCGAATACGAATACGAGATTTTGCAAAAGCGGATTCGCGAGCTGGCATTCCTGAATAAAGGTCTGAAAATTACGTTGAAGGATGCTCGTCCGGAGCAGGAGAAAGAAGAGACGTTCCACTACGAGGGCGGAATTATCCAGTTTGTGGAGTACCTGAACAAAAACAGGGAGCCGCTTCATGAGGAAGTCATCTACTGCGAAGGGGAAAAAGATGGTTTGCAGGTAGAGGTTGCGATTCAGTACAACGACAGCTACGTCAGCAATATCTATTCTTTTGCCAACAACATCAACACCCATGAGGGCGGTACGCATGAGTCAGGCTTCAAGACGGCGCTTACACGGGTGATCAATGATTACAGCCGCAAGTTCGGATACCTGAAGGAAAAAGATCAGAACCTGTCCGGGGATGATGTGCGCGAGGGAATGACTGCGATCATTTCGGTCAAGATTCCCGAGCCGCAGTTCGAAGGGCAGACCAAAACAAAGCTGGGGAACTCAGAAGCGCGGAGCATCACTGAGTCCGTCTTCGCAGAGCGGTTCAACACCTTCATGGAGGAAAACCCGGGTGTCGCCAAAAAGGTCGTCGAAAAGGCGCTGATGGCAGCACGGGCACGGGAAGCGGCGCGCAAGGCACGCGAGCTGACCCGCCGCAAAAATGCGCTGGAGGTAAGTGCGCTGCCGGGTAAATTGGCAGACTGTTCCTCCAAGGATGCAGCCGAGTCCGAACTGTTCATCGTAGAGGGTGACTCTGCAGGCGGTTCGGCCAAAATGGGCCGTGACCGTCATTTCCAGGCGATTCTGCCGCTCAAGGGAAAAGTGTTGAACGTCGAAAAAGCCCGTCTGGACAAAACGTTGGCCAACGCAGAGATTCGTGCCATCATCACTGCGCTCGGTACGGGGATTGGCGAGGATTTCGATATCGCCAAGGCGCGTTATCATAAAATCGTCATCATGACAGACGCGGACGTGGACGGTTCCCACATCCGTACGCTGCTGCTGACACTGTTCTACCGCTACATGCGGCAACTGCTGGAAGCGGGGTTTGTCTACATTGCGCAGCCACCGCTATACAGCATCAAGCAGGGCAAGCAAATCCACTACGCCTATACGGATCAGCAGCGCGACGAGATCCTGTCGACGCTGAAAACCACGCCCAAGCCAAATATTCAGCGCTACAAAGGGCTTGGCGAGATGAATGCAGACCAGCTTTGGGAGACGACTATGGACCCGGCCGTTCGCACCCTGCTTCAGGTTGACCTGGAGGATGCAATGGAGGCCGATCTGATCTTCCAGACG
- the recF gene encoding DNA replication/repair protein RecF (All proteins in this family for which functions are known are DNA-binding proteins that assist the filamentation of RecA onto DNA for the initiation of recombination or recombinational repair.) codes for MFLKNLSLTHFRNYHKLSLSFDSPIQLFIGNNAQGKTNVLESIYVLALAKSHRTPRDKELIGWGADFATIRSDVERRYGSVRLELQLTGKGKRAKINGMEQQKLSAYVGALNVVMFAPEDLAIVKGAPTQRRRFIDMEIGQVSPTYLYYLSNYNKVLAQRNQLLKDLAMKKSQNREMLGIWNTQLADLAVKLLRKRFEFLRKLEGWAKEIHGGITDQREVLSLHYENSSPVTEEQTPEEAVDALLAAYEEVFDRELARGSTLIGPHRDDFSLRVNDMDVQTYGSQGQQRTSALSIKLAEIELIKEEVGEYPVLLLDDVLSELDEHRQTLLLETIQDRVQTFVSTTGVEGLKHQVLQQASRFYVREGEISGER; via the coding sequence TTGTTTCTCAAGAACCTGTCGCTTACCCATTTTCGAAATTACCATAAGCTGTCCCTCTCTTTTGACAGTCCGATCCAACTGTTTATCGGGAACAATGCACAGGGCAAGACCAACGTGCTGGAGTCCATCTACGTGCTGGCCTTGGCCAAGTCCCATCGAACCCCGAGAGACAAGGAGCTGATTGGCTGGGGCGCAGACTTTGCCACGATCCGTAGTGATGTTGAACGTCGCTACGGATCGGTTCGCTTAGAACTGCAGTTGACGGGAAAGGGAAAGAGGGCCAAAATTAATGGGATGGAGCAACAAAAGCTGAGCGCTTATGTCGGCGCCCTGAACGTGGTCATGTTTGCACCGGAGGATCTGGCGATTGTAAAGGGAGCTCCTACCCAAAGACGCCGATTCATCGACATGGAGATCGGTCAGGTGTCACCGACGTATCTGTATTATTTGAGCAATTACAACAAAGTATTGGCCCAGCGAAACCAACTGTTGAAGGATCTGGCCATGAAAAAAAGCCAGAATCGGGAAATGCTGGGCATTTGGAATACCCAATTGGCCGATTTAGCGGTAAAATTGTTACGGAAGCGCTTTGAGTTTTTACGGAAACTGGAGGGCTGGGCCAAGGAGATTCATGGCGGGATTACCGACCAGCGAGAAGTACTCTCCTTGCACTATGAAAATTCATCGCCAGTGACGGAGGAGCAAACACCAGAGGAAGCGGTGGATGCGCTTTTGGCTGCCTATGAGGAGGTCTTTGACCGCGAACTGGCGCGAGGAAGCACCTTGATCGGCCCGCATCGGGACGATTTTTCCCTGCGAGTGAACGATATGGACGTGCAGACGTACGGCTCCCAGGGACAACAGCGTACGAGTGCGCTCTCGATCAAATTGGCCGAAATTGAGCTGATCAAGGAAGAAGTGGGAGAGTATCCAGTGCTTTTGCTGGATGATGTGCTCTCTGAATTGGATGAACATCGGCAAACCTTGCTGTTGGAAACCATACAAGATCGGGTTCAGACGTTTGTAAGCACCACAGGTGTGGAAGGCTTAAAACATCAGGTTCTCCAGCAAGCCTCTCGTTTTTATGTGCGGGAAGGGGAAATCTCGGGGGAAAGGTAG
- the remB gene encoding extracellular matrix regulator RemB → MFIHIGGDTVVSTKDVISILDHQTIKSSKINKAFLHEKRQMVVDHDQEETKSYVITKDAIFCSPISSLTLKRRAQFVDSLDQVSFVQAEVEELTSSGSSDDER, encoded by the coding sequence ATGTTTATACACATTGGTGGAGATACTGTGGTCAGCACGAAGGATGTTATTTCCATTTTGGATCATCAAACGATCAAATCTTCCAAGATCAACAAGGCGTTTTTGCATGAAAAACGACAGATGGTCGTGGATCATGATCAAGAGGAGACCAAATCGTACGTCATCACCAAGGATGCCATTTTTTGTTCGCCTATTTCTTCCCTGACGCTGAAGCGACGCGCTCAGTTCGTGGACAGCTTGGATCAGGTTTCCTTTGTACAAGCTGAAGTGGAGGAGTTGACTAGTAGTGGATCAAGTGACGACGAAAGATAA
- the yaaA gene encoding S4 domain-containing protein YaaA — MREVSIQTEYIALGQFLKLADLIDTGGMAKAFLAEVPIKVNGETENRRGRKLYPGDEITVEGHGSYKVARR, encoded by the coding sequence ATGCGAGAGGTTTCCATTCAGACTGAATACATTGCCCTTGGCCAGTTTCTCAAGCTGGCCGATCTCATTGATACCGGCGGCATGGCAAAAGCGTTTCTCGCTGAAGTGCCCATCAAAGTAAACGGCGAAACAGAGAATCGCCGGGGCCGCAAGCTCTATCCTGGTGATGAAATAACGGTCGAAGGGCACGGCAGCTACAAAGTGGCTCGCCGCTGA